CGGCCCTCCCGTCCTTTCACGAGCATGGTGACACCCAAAACGCGCCCCGAAAAGCGGAAACATGCAATTTGTCGCTCACGTTCGCAGCGATCGAGGCTTGCTCTGGACGACGGGTAGAAGCTGAAGCGCCGCTCTTCCGCAAGGAAGCCATATCTCATTTCTCCTAGAGACCGCTTACGATTGACGGTATCGGACGGAGAGGGGAGGCCGACATTAGCCGTCGCTCCTAAGCACACGCGCTCATTCTCTATCGATTCACTTCGATAGTTGGCGAAACAGCCTTCTCTCACAGCCACGCAAATTTTACTGTGAATTCAAGACCGGAAAGTGTGGGCGGATATACCGTCGGAACTTATCCGTCAGCCTTGACGGTTTGTGGCTGCAAATCAACGACGAAACGTCGTCCTAAATGATTGAGTGGGAGTGGGGGGTGAGTTGATCCAACTCGACCAAGCCGCCAAATTGCTTCGCGAAACGGGGACGACTTCTCCATGGCAGCGAGCAACCGCATCGTCCTCTCCAGCGACCACGCTGCCATTCAGCTCCGACAGGCCATTGCCGCTCATGTCGCGGCACATGGCTGGGCAGTGGTCGACATCGGACCGATGACGCCGGAGAGCACACACTATCCTAAGCACGGCGAAGCGGCGGCGCGGCTCGTCGCCTCCGGCGATTGCCGGTTTGGCATCATCCTATGCGGCACCGCCCAGGGCATCATGATGGCGGCGAACAAGGTCAAGGGCATCCGCTGCGGCGTCTGCGCCGATACATTCTCGGCCCGCATGATCCGCCGGCACAACGATGCCAATATGCTGTCGATTGGCGCGCGCGTGGTGGGTGAAGGGCTGGCGCTCGATATCGTGGATGCGTTCCTGACCGCCCAGTTCGAGGGCGGCCGGCATGCGACGCGGGTCGAGATGATCGGGGCGCTCGAGGGGTAGCGCCGTAACCATCGCGACTTAAAACGCTTCCGGCCATATTGCGCCGGGCATCGGCTACTTCGAACCTGCATTCGAGACTTCGCTCGGAAGACCATTCTCGATGACGGATCGTTCAAGAAACCGCACGAACGTATCCAGCACCGCTGAGCGATTGCCGCGGCTCCAAACCGCCGAAATTGGCAGCCGTGTGGAAAGGTCGCTGAGCTTGCGCACGGCAACGCCGTGCCTGGGAAGGTTGCCTATGCAACTCGAATAGATGGCGACGCCGGCACCCGCGATCACCAGGCCGAAGATGCCATCGCTGTTTGTCGCTTCCAGGGAGATATCGGGAAAGTATCCTTTCGCCCTGCATTCCGCGAAGACCTGATTGCGAAAAACGACCCAGCTGTCGCCCGTGCCGAAAACGAATTTCTGATCCTTCAGCTCTGATAGCGCCAAACTCTCCTTGCTCGCGAGCGGGTGGCCCGACGGCAGGACGACGACATACTCGTTCTCGTCGAAGGTCAGGCTTTTCGTGGCCTGATGCTGAAATTCCCCATACAGAAATCCGATATCGATTGTCTGCTGGAGGATCGCGACATGCTGGTGGATTGTCGGCATGAAAACGAGATCGAGGGAGATGTCTGGGTGCGCCAGGTTGAAGTCGCGCAGAAACTCCGGGAGGCGGCCGTTGATGGCGAAATCCGTGTAGGCGACGCGCAACTCTCCTTGCAGCCCTCGCGCGGCCTTCCGTGCCCGTGCGACAGCTTGTTCGATCTGCGTGGGAATACCCGATATTTCGGTGAGGAATGCCTTGCCCGCTTCCGTCAACTCGACCCGGCGCGTTGAGCGGGTAAGCAACGGAGTGCCGACTTCGGCCTCGATTTGCTGAATGGTTTTGGTCAACGCGGGTTGGGCGATGCGCAGTGAATCGGCGGCTCTGCCGAAGTGCAGTTCTTTGCCAATGGCCGCGAAGGCCCGCAGATGTCTCAGTTCCAACGCTATCGCACCGCCAATTGATATCTGAATGGCATCAATAAGCGCGAAATTGATATTTTACAAGCTCGTCTGACATTCAC
This genomic interval from Bradyrhizobium sp. CB82 contains the following:
- the rpiB gene encoding ribose 5-phosphate isomerase B, translating into MAASNRIVLSSDHAAIQLRQAIAAHVAAHGWAVVDIGPMTPESTHYPKHGEAAARLVASGDCRFGIILCGTAQGIMMAANKVKGIRCGVCADTFSARMIRRHNDANMLSIGARVVGEGLALDIVDAFLTAQFEGGRHATRVEMIGALEG
- a CDS encoding LysR family transcriptional regulator produces the protein MELRHLRAFAAIGKELHFGRAADSLRIAQPALTKTIQQIEAEVGTPLLTRSTRRVELTEAGKAFLTEISGIPTQIEQAVARARKAARGLQGELRVAYTDFAINGRLPEFLRDFNLAHPDISLDLVFMPTIHQHVAILQQTIDIGFLYGEFQHQATKSLTFDENEYVVVLPSGHPLASKESLALSELKDQKFVFGTGDSWVVFRNQVFAECRAKGYFPDISLEATNSDGIFGLVIAGAGVAIYSSCIGNLPRHGVAVRKLSDLSTRLPISAVWSRGNRSAVLDTFVRFLERSVIENGLPSEVSNAGSK